One Rossellomorea aquimaris DNA window includes the following coding sequences:
- a CDS encoding methyl-accepting chemotaxis protein has product MKKKKTRKQVERKKGFLLSSIRMKLIVIISILFMVSLAVIIAITSLQTRMKTEKEVIDQTQGIVGELNNSVQLFLGQYEKSIDQYSISNSLKDYAKAQLQTESGGENTELFANIQSDFDNYLSLYQEATSIYFASPNKNLKIVPSVSLPSDFDPTSRDWYKNAEEVRAGVVWSEPYVDTATEEYIITASRAIVSDNKVVGVLGVDINLTKLTDRVSEMDIGYNGYPFLIGLDGTAIVHPTKRGEDLSTLPFISKMLASDKDSDTIRYELDGDEKVLVYSTVPKTNWKVGSAYSMKDLIQSSKEIERLLIVTALITLIVMLVLVVLISNRITKPIKQLQKTVTGVSSGDLSIQSDIDSKDETGLLASDLNKMIVNMKDTIQVVQQSIYNVRESAEGLSAVSEETNASSEEMAKAVSEIATGASQSAADSDRAHHQTELLGTRINGVYEKSKAMSEMAGQADVMNQSGLNQVKELETAYHSSSEYISSMEEVIFSLEAKVKTIESVMGTITEISSQTNLLALNASIEAARAGEHGKGFAVVAEEVRKLADQSVKATEEVKRTIIEIQQGSHQAVDEMVKTKETFEVQNEVIQRTNHVFDQTSQLMKSMQDEIERMYEEVGQINLEKDEVVNVIQMMAATAEQTAASCEEMSASTEEQVRAVQSVTEAAERLTDLSQELQSSIERFKIS; this is encoded by the coding sequence GTGAAAAAGAAAAAAACAAGGAAACAGGTGGAAAGAAAGAAGGGTTTTCTTCTATCATCCATTAGAATGAAGCTTATTGTAATCATATCCATTTTATTTATGGTATCTTTAGCCGTTATCATTGCGATTACAAGCTTACAGACGAGAATGAAAACAGAGAAAGAGGTTATTGATCAAACTCAAGGGATCGTAGGGGAACTAAATAATTCAGTGCAACTCTTTCTAGGACAATACGAAAAGAGTATTGATCAATATTCAATTTCCAACTCGTTAAAAGATTATGCAAAAGCACAGTTGCAAACAGAGTCCGGTGGCGAAAATACCGAGCTGTTTGCCAATATTCAATCTGATTTTGATAATTACTTAAGCCTTTATCAGGAAGCTACTTCTATTTACTTCGCATCACCAAATAAGAATTTAAAAATCGTTCCATCCGTCTCTCTCCCTAGTGACTTTGATCCGACAAGCAGGGATTGGTATAAAAACGCTGAGGAAGTAAGAGCTGGCGTGGTTTGGAGTGAGCCGTATGTAGATACTGCAACGGAAGAATATATTATTACAGCTTCCAGAGCGATTGTTTCAGATAATAAAGTAGTAGGCGTTCTCGGCGTTGATATTAATTTGACGAAACTTACTGACCGAGTGTCAGAAATGGACATTGGATATAATGGATATCCGTTCTTAATCGGGCTGGATGGTACAGCCATCGTCCACCCGACTAAGCGAGGTGAAGATCTCTCCACTCTCCCTTTCATCAGCAAAATGCTCGCTTCTGATAAAGATTCCGATACGATCCGGTATGAACTGGACGGAGATGAAAAAGTGTTAGTGTATAGTACGGTACCTAAGACGAATTGGAAAGTGGGCTCTGCCTACAGTATGAAGGATCTGATTCAGTCATCGAAAGAAATCGAACGTTTACTGATCGTGACAGCCCTCATAACCCTGATTGTCATGTTGGTGTTAGTTGTGCTTATTTCTAATAGGATCACTAAACCAATCAAGCAGCTTCAAAAAACGGTAACCGGTGTCTCTTCTGGAGATTTGTCCATTCAGTCTGACATTGATTCAAAAGATGAGACAGGATTACTAGCGTCCGATTTAAACAAAATGATCGTGAATATGAAAGATACGATACAAGTCGTCCAACAATCGATCTATAATGTCCGGGAATCGGCTGAAGGATTAAGTGCGGTTTCTGAGGAGACAAATGCCTCAAGTGAAGAGATGGCAAAGGCTGTTTCCGAAATTGCCACAGGCGCTTCTCAATCAGCGGCCGACTCTGACCGGGCTCATCATCAAACAGAGCTATTAGGAACAAGAATTAATGGAGTCTATGAAAAGTCGAAAGCTATGTCTGAGATGGCAGGACAAGCAGATGTCATGAACCAGTCCGGGTTAAACCAGGTAAAAGAATTAGAAACTGCCTACCATTCTTCCAGTGAATATATCTCCTCCATGGAAGAGGTCATCTTTAGTTTGGAAGCAAAGGTGAAGACGATTGAATCGGTCATGGGTACAATAACGGAGATTTCTTCTCAAACGAACCTCCTTGCATTAAATGCGAGCATTGAGGCGGCTAGAGCAGGGGAACACGGCAAAGGCTTTGCTGTCGTAGCGGAAGAAGTAAGAAAGCTTGCCGATCAGTCAGTGAAGGCAACCGAAGAAGTAAAACGCACCATTATAGAGATTCAACAAGGCTCTCATCAAGCAGTTGACGAAATGGTGAAAACGAAAGAGACCTTTGAGGTCCAAAATGAAGTGATCCAAAGAACCAATCACGTATTTGACCAAACCTCACAGTTAATGAAATCCATGCAGGATGAAATAGAAAGAATGTATGAAGAAGTTGGTCAAATCAATCTTGAAAAAGATGAAGTGGTCAACGTAATACAAATGATGGCCGCTACAGCGGAACAAACGGCTGCTTCCTGCGAGGAAATGAGTGCCTCCACAGAAGAACAAGTAAGGGCCGTCCAATCGGTTACAGAGGCAGCTGAACGCTTAACAGACTTAAGTCAGGAGCTTCAGTCTTCAATCGAACGTTTTAAAATTTCATAA
- the rpsR gene encoding 30S ribosomal protein S18, producing MAGGRRGGRRRRKVCYFTANGITHIDFKDVDLLKKFVSERGKILPRRVTGTNAKYQRKLTRAIKRARTMALLPYVTGE from the coding sequence ATGGCAGGAGGACGTAGAGGTGGACGTAGACGTCGTAAGGTGTGCTACTTCACAGCAAACGGAATTACACATATCGATTTCAAAGATGTAGATCTTCTTAAGAAATTCGTATCTGAACGTGGGAAAATTCTTCCACGTCGTGTAACTGGAACTAACGCTAAGTACCAACGTAAGTTGACTCGTGCGATCAAACGCGCTCGTACAATGGCATTACTTCCGTACGTTACTGGTGAATAA
- the ssb gene encoding single-stranded DNA-binding protein — protein MMNRVVLVGRLTKDPELKYTPSGVAVASFTLAVNRSFTNQSGEREADFINCVVWRRPAENVANFLKKGSLAGVDGRIQTRNFEGQDGRRVFMTEVVAESVQFLEPRSANQGDRGGSPGYSGGGQRDQGNPYSQNQNQQRNNNNNNNYTRVDEDPFANDGQPIDISDDDLPF, from the coding sequence ATGATGAACCGAGTTGTATTAGTAGGGCGTTTAACCAAAGACCCTGAATTAAAATATACTCCAAGTGGAGTGGCTGTTGCTTCGTTTACACTGGCTGTCAATCGTAGTTTTACGAATCAATCAGGAGAACGGGAAGCAGATTTTATTAACTGCGTTGTATGGCGTCGCCCTGCAGAGAATGTAGCAAACTTTCTTAAAAAAGGCAGCTTAGCTGGCGTTGACGGTCGTATTCAAACACGTAATTTCGAAGGACAAGATGGACGCCGTGTGTTTATGACGGAAGTTGTAGCAGAAAGCGTTCAGTTCTTAGAGCCGCGTAGTGCGAATCAAGGCGATCGTGGAGGAAGTCCGGGCTATTCGGGTGGAGGTCAACGCGACCAAGGAAATCCGTATAGTCAGAATCAGAATCAACAACGCAACAACAATAATAACAACAACTATACACGTGTAGATGAGGATCCATTTGCAAATGACGGTCAGCCGATCGACATTTCCGATGATGATCTGCCATTCTAA
- the rpsF gene encoding 30S ribosomal protein S6: MRKYELMYIVRPNIDDESKKAVVERFDNVLTTNGAEIIESKDWGKRRLAYEINDFRDGFYQLVKMSATSDAVNEFDRLAKISDDIIRHIVVKEEE; the protein is encoded by the coding sequence ATGAGAAAGTACGAACTTATGTACATTGTCCGCCCAAACATTGACGACGAGTCAAAGAAAGCAGTAGTTGAGCGTTTCGATAACGTTTTAACAACTAACGGCGCGGAAATCATCGAGTCAAAAGATTGGGGTAAACGTCGTTTAGCGTATGAAATCAACGATTTTCGCGATGGTTTCTATCAACTAGTTAAGATGAGCGCTACTTCTGATGCAGTTAACGAATTCGATCGTTTAGCTAAAATCAGCGATGATATTATCCGTCATATCGTTGTTAAAGAAGAAGAATAA